Proteins from a genomic interval of Pseudodesulfovibrio nedwellii:
- a CDS encoding response regulator — MKQIRILLVDDEIDFSAPLGKRLARRGMDVHTASSGQNALTELDNRPVDVILLDIKMAGMDGLRTLSEIKRTHPQIAVIMLTAHADTDMVLASMGLGACGYLMKPVNIDELVDKVREASRNDT; from the coding sequence ATGAAACAAATCAGGATTCTGCTGGTCGATGACGAAATCGATTTCAGCGCACCTCTTGGCAAACGACTAGCGCGGCGTGGCATGGACGTCCACACCGCCTCCAGCGGCCAAAATGCGTTGACCGAACTCGACAACCGTCCAGTGGATGTCATCCTGCTTGATATTAAAATGGCAGGCATGGACGGACTCAGAACCCTGAGCGAAATCAAACGGACTCATCCACAGATAGCTGTCATAATGCTCACTGCCCACGCAGACACGGACATGGTCCTTGCAAGCATGGGACTTGGAGCCTGCGGATACCTGATGAAGCCGGTAAATATTGACGAATTGGTTGACAAAGTGCGTGAAGCAAGCAGAAATGATACGTGA
- a CDS encoding sulfite exporter TauE/SafE family protein, with the protein MRFFSQWGKFMLAGAGAMAEWEIANAKSIVSSRKKLMIIGLMVIPIILGGIAFADDIGPLLPDLLGGKKAYSPAFYSLGIFLVSIAIGVGAGLITGCIGAGGGFIIAPALMSAGIKGILAVGTDLFHIFAKAIMGSVIHRKLGNVSVPLAAVFLIGAVLGATAGGIINRVLYEINPVLSDAFITTIYSVMLGFLGIYALTDFLRSRKADKGGGAHGGEEGVEIGAMSKSLQDVKFPPMIKFDQDLIPGGRKISWIFLVLSGLLVGLAAGIMGVGGGFLTFPIFVYVLGVSSMTTVGTDIFQIVFTAGFASVTQYAIYGFIFYTLAMGMLIGSLLGIQIGALVTKVVPGITIRGFYAMAVLAGFMNRIFALPGKLGEMGLIPISPGFGSILNDIGIWAFFIVIGGFSVWVIGTFLKNISSLKRKEA; encoded by the coding sequence ATGAGATTTTTCAGTCAGTGGGGGAAGTTCATGCTCGCCGGGGCTGGCGCCATGGCAGAGTGGGAAATCGCCAATGCCAAGTCCATCGTGAGCAGCCGAAAGAAGCTTATGATTATTGGCTTGATGGTCATTCCCATCATTCTTGGCGGCATTGCCTTTGCCGATGACATCGGACCGTTGTTGCCCGATCTGCTCGGTGGAAAGAAAGCATACAGTCCGGCGTTTTACAGTCTGGGCATTTTCCTTGTGTCCATCGCCATCGGCGTGGGGGCAGGCCTGATTACCGGATGTATCGGCGCGGGTGGCGGATTCATTATCGCCCCGGCCCTCATGTCCGCAGGCATCAAAGGCATTCTGGCAGTTGGTACAGACCTTTTCCATATTTTCGCCAAGGCGATCATGGGCAGTGTCATTCACCGCAAACTCGGTAATGTCTCCGTCCCTCTGGCCGCAGTGTTCCTTATTGGAGCCGTCCTTGGAGCCACGGCTGGCGGTATCATCAACCGTGTATTGTATGAAATAAATCCGGTCTTGAGCGACGCGTTCATCACCACTATTTATTCCGTCATGCTTGGATTCCTCGGCATCTATGCCCTGACCGACTTCCTTCGTTCTCGCAAGGCTGATAAAGGCGGCGGAGCGCACGGTGGCGAAGAGGGTGTAGAAATTGGCGCCATGTCCAAGTCCCTTCAGGACGTCAAGTTCCCGCCCATGATCAAGTTCGACCAAGACCTCATTCCCGGCGGACGCAAAATCTCCTGGATATTCCTGGTTCTGTCTGGTCTCCTCGTCGGTCTGGCTGCAGGCATCATGGGTGTTGGTGGTGGGTTCCTGACCTTCCCGATCTTCGTCTACGTTCTGGGTGTGTCATCCATGACAACAGTCGGTACTGACATCTTCCAGATTGTATTCACTGCAGGTTTTGCATCAGTCACCCAGTACGCTATCTACGGATTCATCTTTTATACCTTGGCTATGGGTATGCTCATCGGCTCCCTCCTTGGTATCCAGATCGGTGCTTTGGTCACCAAAGTTGTTCCTGGCATCACCATTCGCGGCTTCTACGCAATGGCTGTCCTGGCCGGCTTCATGAACCGTATTTTCGCCCTGCCGGGCAAACTTGGTGAGATGGGTCTCATTCCCATTTCGCCCGGATTCGGATCGATACTTAACGATATCGGTATATGGGCGTTTTTCATTGTGATCGGAGGATTCTCCGTCTGGGTCATCGGAACGTTCCTCAAGAACATCTCGTCGCTCAAGCGAAAGGAGGCGTAA
- a CDS encoding PAS domain-containing sensor histidine kinase, whose product MNLHNYYETVMQLTHGIVVTLDIKGRIIHGNSELEFLSGYTMQELAGRDWFETFIPEEDREAARHAITDSFQELDISAFAGVISARDGDTVYVNWNLKPLTDSNGEIISLLCVGQDVTNLILREKGLLRERYSLIERNRELDCLYKISQIMTSMQPKLASMLDQVVHLLPHAFKDPARTHVRISLDGETWKTVGISEDIHSFAEPLLVNEEHRGMLTVSVDNSEEHPSPAILRHKKGFLVMVAKQVSILIGKKETRRAKQALESQLRQADRLAKIGQFSAGVAHEINEPLANILGFAQLALQTPKLPEQATNDLGNIVDSSLHAREIIRKLMFFSRQFPPQKIAVNLNELVDQALHITSANAKRSHVEVRCEFDEALPHIMADPQHIKQVVVNLAANAIQAMPDGGTLTARTVDKGDVYLIVEDTGSGMKQDTLKQIFSPFYTTKDVDKGTGLGLSVVHGIVKAHNGFIQVNSTQNNGTQVEIAFPSQRNTTVYP is encoded by the coding sequence ATGAACCTCCACAATTATTACGAAACGGTCATGCAGCTCACCCACGGCATCGTGGTCACGCTGGATATTAAGGGGAGGATCATTCACGGTAACTCGGAACTTGAATTCCTTTCCGGCTACACCATGCAGGAACTGGCTGGGCGGGACTGGTTTGAAACCTTCATCCCAGAAGAAGATCGAGAGGCCGCTCGACACGCCATCACTGACAGTTTTCAAGAACTCGACATATCCGCCTTTGCCGGAGTCATTTCAGCCAGAGACGGTGATACAGTTTACGTCAACTGGAACCTCAAACCCCTGACCGACTCCAACGGCGAAATTATCAGCCTGTTATGCGTTGGACAGGACGTGACTAACCTCATCCTGCGCGAAAAAGGACTGCTTCGTGAAAGGTATTCCCTGATCGAACGCAACCGGGAACTCGACTGTCTCTATAAAATCAGCCAGATCATGACGAGTATGCAGCCGAAGCTCGCCTCTATGTTGGATCAGGTAGTCCACCTTCTGCCACACGCTTTCAAGGACCCGGCTCGGACGCATGTCCGAATCAGTCTGGATGGCGAAACCTGGAAAACCGTAGGAATTTCAGAAGATATCCATTCCTTTGCAGAACCACTACTTGTCAATGAGGAACATCGGGGTATGCTGACTGTATCCGTGGATAACAGCGAAGAGCACCCTTCCCCTGCCATACTCAGACACAAAAAAGGCTTTCTGGTCATGGTGGCAAAACAAGTCTCAATCCTCATCGGAAAAAAGGAAACCCGTCGAGCAAAACAGGCTCTCGAGAGCCAACTCCGACAAGCAGACCGATTGGCAAAAATCGGCCAATTTTCTGCTGGCGTAGCCCATGAAATCAACGAACCACTGGCGAACATTCTCGGATTTGCTCAACTGGCCCTCCAGACACCAAAACTGCCGGAACAAGCGACCAATGATCTTGGAAATATCGTGGACTCATCCCTGCACGCACGCGAGATCATCCGCAAACTCATGTTCTTCAGCCGCCAGTTCCCACCCCAAAAAATCGCTGTAAATCTCAACGAATTGGTGGATCAGGCCTTGCATATCACCTCGGCCAATGCCAAACGTTCCCATGTCGAAGTCCGGTGTGAATTTGACGAAGCCCTCCCCCACATAATGGCTGACCCTCAACACATCAAACAGGTCGTAGTCAACCTGGCAGCCAACGCCATTCAGGCCATGCCCGATGGCGGCACTTTGACGGCACGCACGGTGGATAAGGGCGATGTCTATCTCATAGTAGAAGACACTGGCTCAGGGATGAAGCAGGACACACTCAAACAGATATTCAGCCCGTTTTACACCACCAAAGATGTGGACAAAGGAACCGGATTAGGCCTGTCCGTAGTTCACGGAATCGTCAAGGCACACAACGGATTCATTCAGGTAAACTCCACCCAAAACAATGGTACGCAGGTAGAAATCGCCTTCCCCAGTCAACGCAACACAACGGTATACCCATGA
- a CDS encoding ABC transporter permease codes for MAQQSESLFWQTVQEYFESRVATIGLILLTIIVAVALLAPFISPQNPYDLMSIDIMDSKLAPGETTFDGATTFYLGTDSQGRDMLSSILYGLRISLGVGVLSTVIALIIGAIIGLWAAYQGGKTDAFIMRTVDLQLSFPAILVALILLAILGKGIDKIILALVMVQWAYYARAIRSNVLVERNKEYVEAAKCLALPKRRIMFGHVLPNCTPELIVISTVKVAGAIALEATLSFLGLGMPITKPSLGLLIANGFKFLQSGYYWISVYPGIALLILIVCINLVGDRLRDVLNPRLKR; via the coding sequence ATGGCACAACAAAGTGAATCCTTGTTCTGGCAGACTGTTCAGGAATATTTCGAGAGCCGGGTGGCGACCATCGGGCTTATCCTTTTGACAATCATTGTTGCGGTGGCCTTGTTGGCACCGTTTATTTCGCCGCAAAATCCGTATGATCTCATGTCTATTGATATCATGGATTCCAAGCTTGCTCCGGGCGAAACGACTTTTGACGGAGCTACCACCTTCTATCTTGGTACGGACAGTCAGGGGCGCGATATGCTCAGCTCCATTCTGTACGGACTGCGCATTAGTCTCGGCGTGGGAGTACTTTCCACGGTTATCGCGCTCATTATAGGTGCGATTATCGGCCTTTGGGCTGCGTATCAAGGGGGGAAGACTGACGCTTTCATCATGCGAACGGTGGATTTGCAACTGAGTTTTCCCGCCATTTTGGTGGCGTTGATCCTACTCGCCATTCTCGGCAAGGGTATCGACAAGATCATTTTGGCGTTGGTCATGGTTCAGTGGGCGTATTACGCACGCGCCATCCGAAGCAACGTATTGGTGGAGCGCAACAAGGAATACGTGGAAGCGGCCAAATGTTTGGCGCTACCCAAGCGGCGAATCATGTTTGGTCACGTTTTGCCTAACTGTACGCCTGAGTTGATTGTTATTTCCACAGTCAAGGTGGCCGGGGCTATTGCTCTTGAAGCGACTTTGTCCTTTCTTGGTCTGGGAATGCCTATCACCAAGCCGTCGCTTGGTCTGCTTATCGCCAACGGATTCAAATTCCTGCAAAGCGGGTATTATTGGATCAGTGTGTATCCCGGCATAGCCCTGTTAATACTCATCGTCTGCATCAATCTGGTCGGCGACCGGTTACGCGACGTGTTGAATCCGAGGTTGAAGCGATGA
- a CDS encoding ABC transporter ATP-binding protein, translated as MSAPLLEMKDLQTYFYTRAGVVKAVNGISLTVNKGEVIGIVGESGSGKSVMGFSIMGLVDPPGRVAGGSIKFKGKELVDQTEPEWRSFRGNNVAMIFQDPMMTLNPVLRIDTQMIEAIRAHENVSKAEARRRSVEALGMVGIPSPEERIKAYPHQFSGGMRQRVAIATGLLNNPDLIIADEPTTALDVTIQSQILAEMQKLCRKTDMALMWITHDLTVIAGLAHRVAVMYAGTIIEEGPVQDVLDKPLHPYTEGLIGSVPSRNRRGERLYQIPGTTPSLINLPEGCPFRMRCSRSSEKCFQEPPVTIMDDGRKVCCFHPGKYNRSNG; from the coding sequence ATGAGCGCACCACTTCTTGAAATGAAAGACCTCCAGACCTATTTTTATACCCGTGCGGGTGTGGTCAAGGCGGTCAACGGCATATCTCTCACCGTGAACAAGGGTGAGGTTATCGGCATTGTCGGCGAGTCCGGCTCTGGTAAATCCGTTATGGGCTTTTCCATCATGGGACTTGTTGATCCTCCAGGTCGTGTGGCTGGTGGGTCCATCAAGTTCAAGGGCAAGGAATTGGTCGATCAGACCGAGCCTGAATGGCGTTCCTTTCGTGGTAATAATGTGGCCATGATTTTTCAGGACCCCATGATGACCTTGAATCCTGTTTTGCGTATCGACACGCAGATGATCGAAGCTATTCGAGCTCATGAAAATGTCAGCAAGGCCGAGGCCCGTCGTCGTTCCGTCGAGGCTTTGGGTATGGTCGGAATTCCATCGCCCGAGGAGCGCATCAAGGCGTATCCGCACCAGTTCTCTGGTGGTATGCGTCAGCGTGTTGCCATTGCGACCGGGCTGTTGAATAATCCCGACCTCATTATTGCGGACGAGCCGACCACTGCGCTCGACGTGACTATTCAGAGTCAGATTCTCGCAGAGATGCAGAAGCTCTGTCGTAAAACGGATATGGCTCTTATGTGGATTACTCATGACCTGACTGTCATCGCTGGGTTGGCTCATCGGGTCGCTGTTATGTACGCAGGGACAATTATTGAGGAAGGCCCTGTGCAGGATGTGCTTGATAAACCACTGCATCCTTATACCGAAGGGTTGATTGGCTCGGTACCGAGTCGCAACCGGCGGGGCGAAAGACTTTATCAGATTCCAGGGACAACTCCGTCCCTGATTAATCTGCCGGAAGGGTGTCCTTTCAGGATGCGTTGTTCCCGGAGTTCAGAGAAGTGTTTTCAGGAGCCGCCCGTGACCATTATGGACGATGGCCGCAAGGTTTGTTGTTTTCATCCGGGCAAATATAACAGGAGCAACGGATAG
- a CDS encoding ABC transporter ATP-binding protein, with amino-acid sequence MSDVKTPFIRCEHISKVFEKKLDFASKAARRLGAKILEERVQAVDDVNLYVMPGEVVGLVGESGCGKSTLGRMICDIMQQTSGNIYYKGKNVVEMTAKEKLDYAINVQMIFQDPFASLNPRKRVKAIIGEAPLYHGMTTAKELDNYLDGVMEQCGLDTSFKNRYPHQFSGGQRQRVGIARAMAVKPECLVCDESVAALDVSIQAQILNLFMDLREQHNLTCLFISHDLGVVEHISDRIAVMYLGRIVETAPVDELFKSPFHPYTQALLNEVPRLDKRGVDFSPLIGEIPSPLDPPTGCHFHPRCAHAMDICKREAPTRREIAPGRYARCHLDS; translated from the coding sequence ATGAGTGACGTAAAGACACCGTTCATCCGCTGTGAACATATCAGTAAGGTTTTTGAGAAAAAACTGGACTTTGCCAGTAAAGCGGCCCGCAGGCTTGGTGCGAAGATTCTCGAAGAGCGTGTACAGGCTGTGGACGACGTGAATCTGTACGTCATGCCCGGCGAAGTAGTCGGGTTGGTGGGTGAGTCCGGTTGCGGAAAGTCTACCCTTGGCCGCATGATCTGCGACATTATGCAGCAGACATCCGGCAATATTTATTACAAGGGTAAGAATGTTGTCGAGATGACCGCCAAGGAAAAGCTCGACTATGCCATCAATGTTCAGATGATTTTTCAGGATCCGTTTGCCTCGCTCAATCCGCGTAAGCGCGTCAAGGCGATCATTGGCGAAGCCCCATTATATCACGGTATGACCACGGCTAAAGAATTGGATAATTATCTTGATGGAGTCATGGAACAATGCGGTCTGGATACCTCCTTCAAGAATCGGTATCCACATCAGTTTTCCGGTGGACAGCGGCAGCGTGTCGGCATTGCTCGTGCTATGGCCGTGAAACCGGAATGTCTGGTCTGCGATGAATCCGTGGCTGCTTTGGATGTATCTATTCAGGCCCAGATTCTGAATCTGTTTATGGACTTGAGGGAACAGCACAATCTGACTTGTTTGTTCATCTCTCATGATCTTGGTGTGGTTGAGCACATTTCCGACCGTATCGCCGTTATGTATCTTGGACGTATCGTGGAAACCGCGCCCGTGGACGAGTTGTTCAAATCCCCATTTCATCCTTATACTCAGGCATTGTTGAACGAAGTGCCAAGGCTGGATAAACGCGGTGTGGATTTTTCTCCGCTTATCGGTGAGATTCCATCTCCTTTGGACCCGCCAACTGGCTGCCATTTCCATCCGCGCTGTGCGCATGCCATGGATATTTGCAAGCGAGAGGCCCCGACTCGGCGTGAAATCGCACCCGGCCGGTATGCTCGATGCCATCTGGATTCCTAG
- a CDS encoding response regulator, with protein MTDIKEIRLLIVDDETGFADVLCKRMERRGVNACTASSGEEAIQILRNRDFDVAIVDLKLEGMDGIEILKVFKLLIPQMPVIMLTGHGCEVARAACIKNGAAGYLSKPFDFSALLDMISQQVSLERAS; from the coding sequence ATGACAGACATCAAAGAAATCAGATTGCTCATCGTAGACGATGAAACCGGCTTTGCAGACGTACTCTGCAAGCGCATGGAGCGGCGAGGCGTCAACGCCTGCACTGCTTCCAGCGGCGAGGAGGCTATCCAAATTCTCCGAAACCGTGATTTCGATGTCGCCATCGTGGACCTTAAGCTCGAAGGCATGGATGGAATCGAAATCCTGAAAGTCTTCAAGCTGCTGATACCGCAAATGCCGGTCATCATGCTGACTGGCCATGGATGTGAAGTGGCAAGAGCGGCCTGTATAAAAAACGGTGCCGCCGGATATCTGTCGAAACCATTCGATTTCAGCGCACTGCTGGACATGATTTCCCAGCAAGTCAGCCTGGAGAGAGCGTCATGA
- a CDS encoding ABC transporter substrate-binding protein, whose protein sequence is MKKKLLISFVIMASLILGASIAMAKDLTIGLKGEPTSLDPHFHNVTQNNQMALWVFDKLILQDSRQKLYPGLAESWTPVSDTVWEFKLRQGVKFHDGSPFTAEDMKYTIERIPNVPNSPSSFTGAVGAITEVEVVDPYTVRIHTEKPAPLMPRNFASFTIVSKKASEGKATEDFNSGIACIGTGPYKLVEWVRGDKIVYERNDDYWGVKPAWEKIIVRPISNDGTRVAALQSGDVDLINFVPPADVKHLKAAEGVALSQSPSTRLIYLHLDSDRDDSPMVTDNDGNKIKNPMKDVCVRKAISKAINREAIAARIMEGLAIPAAQMLPEGYEGTSKTLQPEKYDPKGAKALLAEAGYPEGFKLTIHGPNDRYVNDGDIAQAIAQMLTKVGIKTEVNTMPKAVYFGKASALEFSLMLLGWATDTGEHTNCVGSLLHTYDKEKGFGSANRGRYSNPVVDQKLEEALVTVDPAEHNKIVIECVEAGMNDVGIVPIHFQVSVWGTKKGLTYNGRTDGYTLPYEIKAQ, encoded by the coding sequence ATGAAAAAGAAACTGTTGATCAGCTTCGTCATCATGGCGAGCCTGATCCTCGGCGCATCCATTGCGATGGCCAAGGATCTGACCATCGGCCTCAAGGGCGAGCCTACCTCTCTCGACCCTCATTTCCACAATGTCACCCAGAACAACCAGATGGCCCTGTGGGTCTTTGACAAACTTATTCTTCAGGACTCCCGCCAGAAGTTGTATCCCGGTCTGGCCGAATCTTGGACACCTGTCAGCGACACCGTTTGGGAGTTCAAGCTCCGCCAAGGCGTCAAATTTCATGATGGTTCTCCGTTCACCGCAGAAGATATGAAATACACCATCGAGCGCATCCCCAATGTTCCTAACAGCCCCTCTTCCTTTACCGGTGCTGTGGGTGCGATCACCGAGGTCGAAGTTGTGGACCCGTACACCGTGCGTATTCACACTGAAAAACCGGCTCCTTTGATGCCGCGTAACTTTGCATCTTTCACCATTGTTTCCAAGAAAGCCTCTGAGGGCAAGGCCACCGAAGATTTCAACTCAGGTATAGCCTGTATCGGCACCGGTCCCTACAAGTTGGTCGAATGGGTTCGTGGTGACAAAATTGTCTACGAACGTAATGATGATTACTGGGGTGTGAAGCCCGCATGGGAAAAGATCATCGTTCGTCCCATTTCCAATGATGGAACACGCGTGGCTGCTCTTCAGTCTGGCGATGTTGACTTGATCAACTTTGTTCCCCCGGCAGACGTGAAGCATCTCAAGGCCGCCGAAGGTGTCGCTTTGTCGCAGTCTCCGTCCACCCGTCTGATCTACCTGCATCTTGATTCCGATCGTGACGATTCTCCCATGGTTACCGATAATGACGGTAACAAGATCAAGAATCCCATGAAGGACGTTTGCGTCCGCAAGGCCATTTCCAAGGCCATCAATCGCGAAGCCATTGCTGCTCGCATTATGGAAGGTCTGGCCATTCCCGCAGCACAGATGTTGCCCGAAGGCTATGAAGGGACTTCCAAGACTTTGCAGCCCGAAAAATATGATCCCAAGGGTGCCAAGGCTTTGCTGGCCGAAGCCGGTTACCCCGAAGGTTTCAAGCTGACTATTCATGGTCCCAATGACCGTTACGTCAACGATGGCGACATTGCTCAGGCTATCGCTCAGATGTTGACCAAGGTTGGCATCAAGACTGAAGTTAACACCATGCCCAAGGCCGTGTACTTTGGTAAGGCATCCGCGCTGGAATTTAGCCTCATGCTGCTTGGTTGGGCCACTGATACCGGTGAGCACACCAACTGCGTCGGTTCCCTGCTGCATACCTACGACAAGGAAAAGGGCTTCGGGTCTGCCAACCGTGGTCGTTATTCAAACCCCGTGGTTGACCAGAAGCTGGAAGAAGCTTTGGTGACTGTTGATCCTGCTGAGCACAACAAGATCGTCATCGAATGCGTTGAAGCCGGTATGAATGACGTTGGCATCGTGCCCATCCACTTCCAGGTCTCCGTTTGGGGTACCAAGAAGGGTCTGACTTACAATGGTCGTACCGACGGTTACACGCTGCCTTACGAAATCAAGGCTCAATAA
- a CDS encoding sigma-54-dependent transcriptional regulator produces the protein MSDHIRILAVDDSANTLEVLKRNLQSGGYEVYTCQAVAEALPLLEELDIDLVITDFRMPQATGLDLIKHVRDNHQHTEIMMITGYPSIPGAVKAIKDGAGEYLAKPFTTDELLTAVQRIVDRLLRRRILSTGDTPPDNFGIIGDSPEMKRVFRRIEQAAKSDANVLISGNSGTGKELVARAVHYNSDRRSAPFVPVNCTAIPEGLVESELFGHVKGAFTGAKNGRAGFFEIAHSGSIFLDEIGDASPNMQAKILRVIQSKEFCKVGSSKVLTADTRILAATHENLKQLVEEGSFREDLYYRINIVDIPVPTLRERGDDMLALINHFLNKFSKTMRRTAPVLSDEALNALRNHPWPGNVREMENLIHRLVVIVDRDVIEVADLPEDMRFSLPAGGRVDRSLDEVEAEHILNVLAMTGDNKTRAAEILGINRKTLREKLKRMDAQK, from the coding sequence ATGAGTGATCATATTAGGATTCTGGCCGTGGACGACAGCGCCAACACCCTTGAAGTTCTCAAGCGCAACCTTCAGTCCGGCGGATACGAAGTCTATACATGCCAGGCCGTGGCCGAAGCCCTGCCCTTACTTGAGGAACTGGACATAGACCTTGTCATCACGGATTTTCGCATGCCACAAGCGACCGGTCTGGACCTCATCAAACACGTCCGTGACAATCACCAGCACACGGAAATCATGATGATCACCGGCTACCCCTCCATTCCCGGAGCGGTCAAAGCCATCAAGGACGGCGCCGGAGAATACCTCGCCAAACCTTTCACAACAGATGAACTGCTTACGGCTGTACAGCGCATTGTGGATCGACTGCTCCGGCGCCGCATCCTAAGTACCGGCGACACGCCACCCGACAACTTTGGTATCATCGGCGATTCCCCGGAAATGAAAAGGGTCTTCCGTCGTATAGAGCAGGCCGCCAAAAGCGATGCCAACGTCCTTATTTCTGGCAATTCAGGCACAGGTAAAGAGCTTGTGGCCCGTGCAGTCCACTACAACAGCGACCGCCGTTCCGCCCCGTTCGTCCCGGTCAACTGTACCGCCATCCCGGAAGGACTCGTAGAATCCGAACTTTTCGGCCATGTCAAAGGAGCCTTTACCGGCGCCAAAAACGGTCGGGCTGGTTTTTTCGAAATAGCACACAGCGGCTCAATTTTTCTGGACGAAATTGGTGACGCCAGCCCCAACATGCAGGCCAAAATCCTTCGGGTCATCCAATCAAAAGAATTCTGCAAGGTAGGCTCCAGCAAGGTGCTCACTGCTGACACTCGTATTCTGGCCGCCACCCACGAAAACCTTAAACAACTGGTAGAGGAAGGCAGCTTCCGCGAAGACCTCTATTACCGCATAAACATCGTAGACATCCCGGTTCCCACTTTGCGAGAACGTGGTGACGACATGCTAGCGCTCATCAACCATTTCCTGAACAAATTTTCAAAAACCATGCGGCGCACTGCACCTGTCCTGAGCGACGAAGCCCTCAATGCCCTCCGCAATCATCCGTGGCCCGGCAATGTCCGCGAAATGGAAAATCTCATCCACCGTCTGGTCGTCATTGTAGACCGAGACGTGATCGAAGTCGCAGATCTCCCGGAAGACATGCGGTTCAGTCTGCCAGCAGGCGGACGCGTTGACCGTTCCCTCGATGAAGTCGAAGCCGAACACATCCTCAACGTGCTTGCCATGACCGGCGACAACAAGACCCGAGCCGCAGAAATCCTCGGAATCAACCGAAAGACCCTGCGCGAGAAGCTCAAACGAATGGACGCTCAAAAATAA
- a CDS encoding ABC transporter permease — translation MLAFLIRRITQSAVVLLVMSVLVFVGVYYIGNPIDILIAPDASPAEYARAVSEFGLDKPLWEQYFIFLKGALHGNFGNSFVYNEPALKIIFDRLPATLELAFTAMFMAVFMGIPLGMIAGIQHDNWIGRNIMRFSILGFSLPTFWVGLMLIIIFSVQLGWLPSGGRGEPVEFLGMHFSFLSWKGLSYLILPASNLALFKTSLAIRLSRAGVQENLQMDYVKFARAKGLSNTRIIGLHVMKNIMIPVITVLGMEFGNLIAFAVVTETIFAWPGMGKLVIDSIGVLDRPIIVAYLLITVTMFILINLIVDILYSVLDPRVRLGDER, via the coding sequence ATGCTCGCGTTTCTTATTCGTCGCATCACTCAGAGCGCAGTCGTGCTTCTGGTTATGTCGGTTCTTGTGTTTGTCGGTGTGTACTACATCGGCAACCCGATCGACATTCTGATCGCACCCGACGCTTCTCCGGCCGAGTACGCTCGTGCCGTCAGCGAGTTTGGTTTGGACAAACCGCTGTGGGAACAATATTTCATTTTTCTCAAAGGCGCCCTGCATGGCAATTTCGGCAATTCGTTCGTATACAACGAACCCGCTCTCAAGATCATTTTTGATCGACTTCCGGCCACGTTGGAACTCGCCTTCACTGCCATGTTCATGGCGGTGTTCATGGGTATTCCGCTGGGCATGATCGCTGGTATCCAGCATGATAACTGGATCGGGCGTAACATCATGCGCTTCTCCATCCTCGGATTTTCCCTGCCTACATTCTGGGTCGGGCTCATGCTCATCATCATTTTTTCCGTGCAGCTCGGCTGGCTCCCTTCAGGTGGCCGTGGCGAGCCTGTCGAATTTCTTGGTATGCACTTCAGCTTTCTGTCGTGGAAAGGGTTGTCGTATCTCATTTTGCCAGCGTCCAATTTGGCCTTGTTCAAGACGTCCCTGGCCATCCGGCTCAGTCGCGCCGGAGTTCAGGAAAATTTGCAGATGGATTACGTGAAGTTTGCACGGGCCAAGGGCTTATCAAACACTCGTATTATCGGGCTGCATGTCATGAAGAATATCATGATCCCAGTGATTACCGTTCTCGGCATGGAGTTTGGTAACCTGATCGCATTCGCGGTTGTTACGGAAACAATTTTTGCATGGCCCGGTATGGGCAAGTTGGTGATTGACTCCATCGGAGTTTTGGACCGGCCTATCATTGTGGCATATCTGCTCATTACGGTGACCATGTTCATTCTCATCAATTTGATCGTGGACATCTTGTACTCGGTCCTTGACCCCAGGGTTCGCCTGGGCGACGAGCGATAG